taaaagccCCCACCTTGTATAAAACTTTGAGCAAAGAGACCATCGCCAACATCTTGGAGAGAAACAAAACACTCAAAAAAGAGCAGTAAGATTTCCACCAgattgcatattttatttttttttcaaatttgtttCAAATTCTCAAATTGAATGAATGTGTCTATTTTCAGGAAGAAAGCAATGAGAAAGCATAAAAAGCGGGCGAAGCAGAAAGCTGGACAGAAGATTGAGAAAACACCACAGGGAGCTGTCAAAAAGACAACTGTGGCATCTAAAGGCGCGATGcagacaaaatacaaacaaatacaagTGAGGCAAATTAATCAGATGCAACAAAATGACCAGGAAAGAAGCAATTACACtgtttttcaaaacaaagagaaCAAAGTGTCCAGTCTGCAAAGACCTCACCATTCCATGGAATTTACCCAACCCAATCAAACTGAGATTCCGGTTTATCagtcaggacagcctcagtttcAGCATCAGCAGTATGTTCAGCACCAGTTCCTCCCATCAGCTCACCACCATGGGTTTAACGATAAGTTCTCTGGCGCCAACCCCAACAGCCAAATCAGAGTTGATGTCTTCCAAACAGACAAATTTCCTAAAAGACCATATAACTACCAAAAGGGTGCCACTAACATGCCAAACCAAACAACATGGCGTGCCATTAACAAGCACAACTACAACAACAGGCAGAATTACAGAGCAGCAGATGGAGAAGTGGCCAGTGATCAGTCCTCTCAGAATGGAACGATTATGGAGAATACTGGGTCTGCAGAGCCAGAAGGTTCTAACTGTTCAGGTCAACCTGCTTCAGCAAACAAATCTGGTAATGCAGCTCCTATACGAGATGTCGATGTCGGCGCCATGCTGAAGCAAATCAGGAGGGCTCTGGGTGTGAGGGAACCATGCAGAGCAGATCGAGAAGCCCGGAAGCAGAACAGTGAGGGAGGTGTCCAGATGGCTGATCATAGCACCTCACAAGAAGCTGAGGCAGAGCAGCCAGCCGGCAATTCCCTCGGTAGCCACGTCACCTCCACTCcagctgctccagctgctggTGTCTATCCTCCCAGTATCGCTCCTGCTAGATCTAAACTGGCTACTTTTAAAAAGTCACAAGAAATAACACAGTACTGCGAGAAAAGTTCGGCAGCAGTTGAGGGATTATCAAACTGCAGCGACAGAGATTCTCAGCGATCTGGCAAGAGCTCAGCTTTTCTCACAGTCCAGATAACACCTTCTGAGCTCAACTCAAGCAATGCCCGTAAAGTCAGAATTTCCCATAAATCACATACAGCTATGGCGAAGAAAGAAGCTGTGAATAAATCAACCTGTGACAAGCTTCCTAACCTATCAGGTGACAGAAATAAATTGAGCTGGAAGGAGATGTATCATGGGATGAAAGGAAAGAATGCAAGAGGTGCACCCAGGTAATGACATCACCATCGTAAggtatttaactttatttctttccaCTTCCAGGCATGTCTCcttatctctttttttattttaataggtTTGGAATTCAATTAGTAAACCATCAGACTGAGTATGAAAGGTTTGCCCAGGACAGTGACTTCCCTTTGTCCGAAGGTTTCCACTGGGAGTCAGTTCCAGACAGTTCTTCAGGCCCACAATTTACTTTACCACCTTCACCTACCAGCAGTCAAATGGAGAGACAGCCAGATTCTCAGATGCAGGAATCTTTGGAGCAGCCGGATGCAGCTCAGATGAGCTGCAGCAAAAGGAAACCAACACAGATCTCTTTAAAAGTGGAACCAAACTTGGAGGATGAGATAACTGACTCGAGGGACCAGATTAGTACCGGGAAGAGGAAACACAGTATGGAAGTAGTAAGTTGGACTTTTATCTTTCTAAAATCAGTAGTAGCATCAGTGCGCTCAGGCATGTTATTAGTGAAATttcatctttgtgttttcttgcaGGATGATGGCTTTTCTGAAATGTCAACTGgtcaaaaaaagaaagcaaagtcaAGCAATGgtaaatctgatgtttttagaTACTTACTTTGTTGGGTAATATTGCAATTCCTGAACTTATTAACACAACTCTAATTCCAAAATAGCTGGGAAATTtataagatgtaaataaaaacagtctaATTTCACAACTATATGAATTGGCAATAGGACCCAACCAATTAATCCGCCGATattagcccttttcaaaatggccaacaTAGGCTGTTGTTTTGCCGATTATACACcgatttattctttctttctcaaaaaacagtaaatgctgtcAAGTGTCGGAGTCGCGCAGAATGATGTCCTTGCAGTATTCGTCCACTAGATGAAGCTCTGACTCTATTCAATCCCAGTCATCCCCCTGTCTTTTCAACAGGGGTAGTTAGCTAGCCAGGTTACAACCAAGCAGTGGGCTGAGTGGAGGTTGCCGAATTTGGTCGGGCCCTAATTGGCAACATGTGATTGACATGGATCAAAAGGACGATATATCCCAGAGTCTGTCAGAAGTAATAATGTTCAAGGAACCTCAGTGATGCATTCCTTTGCAGACCAGGATCAGATGGACCAGCTGTTGGCTGTGTCCCTCAGGGAAGATGAGATGAGCCACTCTTTGCAGGAATTGGAGAAGTCTCTGATTCAGGCTCGCAATACCCTGCAAGCTGCCTATTCAGAAGTCCAAAGAATTTTGCTACTGAAACAGCAGGTACCACCATGAAagggaaatataaaaaaaaagaatatttgcaTCTTTTTCAGATGTCCATTTCTTCCACAGGTTTCTATTAAACATCTGTTCTGCTGTTTTAGTTTACAGCTGAGGTCAACAGTCTGAGAGCAAAGCGTATTGAGATCCTGCAGGGATTGCAAGGTACAGTATAGTTACACAAATACTTATGTGCCTGTTTATTGATAAAGTCTCTGCTGCTTAAGAGAGATGATGATGAATCATGCTGTGATCACAACAGTTTTTACAGAGCTCAATATACAGTAGAGATGCTTGAGgtgaaaaagaaatctttacAATTTGCCACCTTTTACATGAATCCACAatacaaaaaacactaaacattTTGTGAGCGGAAGGACATCACGAAAACCTCTTCTCTCAAAAGACGAGCAAGAAAGAACCTGCAGCATATTTCAGGCTTGCGAAAGACAAACTAGATGTTCCAAAAAGTGCAGAATAGTATACTAAatttagcaaaaaacaaacaaacaaaaaaagccaacACTGCATTACCACTATACATACTTTATCTTAGttgtgaagcatggtggtgggagCGCCTTGGTGTGGCACTGCTTTGCTGCCTTCAAGCTTGGACAccctttaaacatattttgatCCAGAAATATGAAAACTTCTGGTCCAGTATAACAAGTAGAACTAATGTGCTTTATTAGTTTAGTCAGACTAGGCAATTTAATGAAGATCAGACCATGTTTTATAAATAGTTCCTTACAgtggtaaggcaaggcaagtttagttgtgtagcacatttccaTGTACgagacaactcaaagtgctttatataaaacatcagCATTACAGTATAGTGCAAAAGAACcattaaaaacagagaaattacataaaaacaaagcaagatTTGTCCATCTCAGTAAAAATCACACTCGGTCTGATCCTGCGATGTTAACTACAAATTTACCTTCCTTTACCTCTTCCAGAGGGATACTCTGGAGCATCTAATGTAGCTGAAAGAGCCACCACCTCGTCAGCAGTACCATCACCTTCTCTTCCTTCCTTAAGTGCCTTCCCCACCTCCTCAAGCCAGCAACCACCCACCTCAACCCCAACATCATCTCTAACGACCCTCCCTCTACCAGCTGTGTCTTTAAAGCAAGAAATCTACCATTCAGCTCCAACTGGACAGACCAGTATTTTTTCCAAAAGCTGTAATGCTGATGCTCCTCAGGCCCCTCTGAACCAGCCTGCGCCCTTGTTTACCTCCAATATGCTCCCCTCGCTGCTGCTTGTACCATCACACTTAGCTGACCCCACCGCTGCTACTGCTTCTGTTAAACAACCCACAGCAGAGAGCTCCAGGCCAGTGAACGCACCTTCTCCTAAATCATCGGCCATTCAGCGGGAACAAGAGAAAAGGGATGGGTTGATGGGCTGTG
The sequence above is drawn from the Melanotaenia boesemani isolate fMelBoe1 chromosome 22, fMelBoe1.pri, whole genome shotgun sequence genome and encodes:
- the znf106b gene encoding zinc finger protein 106 isoform X2, with the protein product MADVQPPQVNAPKTKLKKKYQQKIRNIYCILCRVNYLKHEAHEHMHSMLHHRELETVLGKDAFHDCQACKAKSLGLNEYAQHISTAQHKSRLKSLMTKNIKAPTLYKTLSKETIANILERNKTLKKEQKKAMRKHKKRAKQKAGQKIEKTPQGAVKKTTVASKGAMQTKYKQIQVRQINQMQQNDQERSNYTVFQNKENKVSSLQRPHHSMEFTQPNQTEIPVYQSGQPQFQHQQYVQHQFLPSAHHHGFNDKFSGANPNSQIRVDVFQTDKFPKRPYNYQKGATNMPNQTTWRAINKHNYNNRQNYRAADGEVASDQSSQNGTIMENTGSAEPEGSNCSGQPASANKSGNAAPIRDVDVGAMLKQIRRALGVREPCRADREARKQNSEGGVQMADHSTSQEAEAEQPAGNSLGSHVTSTPAAPAAGVYPPSIAPARSKLATFKKSQEITQYCEKSSAAVEGLSNCSDRDSQRSGKSSAFLTVQITPSELNSSNARKVRISHKSHTAMAKKEAVNKSTCDKLPNLSGDRNKLSWKEMYHGMKGKNARGAPRFGIQLVNHQTEYERFAQDSDFPLSEGFHWESVPDSSSGPQFTLPPSPTSSQMERQPDSQMQESLEQPDAAQMSCSKRKPTQISLKVEPNLEDEITDSRDQISTGKRKHSMEVDDGFSEMSTGQKKKAKSSNDQDQMDQLLAVSLREDEMSHSLQELEKSLIQARNTLQAAYSEVQRILLLKQQFTAEVNSLRAKRIEILQGLQEGYSGASNVAERATTSSAVPSPSLPSLSAFPTSSSQQPPTSTPTSSLTTLPLPAVSLKQEIYHSDAPQAPLNQPAPLFTSNMLPSLLLVPSHLADPTAATASVKQPTAESSRPVNAPSPKSSAIQREQEKRDGLMGCVKTEVLEKHAQPAQIESVEETGGNVSLEQVRERESAANKSVPVREREDAHVDDEGNESDDSIEMVDTSNQEIIHIDESECEESPEANAPEKPEAPQKSVSVDFSSAGTQTYQQCETERKHQPSAMPANDANPPIESVEEKEPSLGAFSSHGGPVHGLQIHNGLLYTCSGDNTARAYSLVSKECQAVFEGHTNKINCLLVSSLPNLPARLYTGSSDQTIRCYSIKTKKCLEQIGLPDRVLCLHIGWNILYVGLASGSVVSYELKTMKELDVFECHGPRGVSCLGTAQEGARRLLLVGSYDSTISVRDAKSGLLLRSLEGHTKTVLCMKVVNDLVFSGSSDTSVHAHNIHTGELIRIYKGHGHAVTSIVILGKVMVTACLDKLVRVYELQSHDRLQVYGGHSDMVMCMAVHKSVIYTGCYDGSVQAVKLNLMKNHRCWWHGCCLIFGIQEHLMQHLIGDHSNPNLQTVKCRWRGCNTLFATQHSIRQELPEHMQSHIEEDSKLQP
- the znf106b gene encoding zinc finger protein 106 isoform X1; its protein translation is MADVQPPQVNAPKTKLKKKYQQKIRNIYCILCRVNYLKHEAHEHMHSMLHHRELETVLGKDAFHDCQACKAKSLGLNEYAQHISTAQHKSRLKSLMTKNIKAPTLYKTLSKETIANILERNKTLKKEQKKAMRKHKKRAKQKAGQKIEKTPQGAVKKTTVASKGAMQTKYKQIQVRQINQMQQNDQERSNYTVFQNKENKVSSLQRPHHSMEFTQPNQTEIPVYQSGQPQFQHQQYVQHQFLPSAHHHGFNDKFSGANPNSQIRVDVFQTDKFPKRPYNYQKGATNMPNQTTWRAINKHNYNNRQNYRAADGEVASDQSSQNGTIMENTGSAEPEGSNCSGQPASANKSGNAAPIRDVDVGAMLKQIRRALGVREPCRADREARKQNSEGGVQMADHSTSQEAEAEQPAGNSLGSHVTSTPAAPAAGVYPPSIAPARSKLATFKKSQEITQYCEKSSAAVEGLSNCSDRDSQRSGKSSAFLTVQITPSELNSSNARKVRISHKSHTAMAKKEAVNKSTCDKLPNLSGDRNKLSWKEMYHGMKGKNARGAPRFGIQLVNHQTEYERFAQDSDFPLSEGFHWESVPDSSSGPQFTLPPSPTSSQMERQPDSQMQESLEQPDAAQMSCSKRKPTQISLKVEPNLEDEITDSRDQISTGKRKHSMEVDDGFSEMSTGQKKKAKSSNDQDQMDQLLAVSLREDEMSHSLQELEKSLIQARNTLQAAYSEVQRILLLKQQFTAEVNSLRAKRIEILQGLQEGYSGASNVAERATTSSAVPSPSLPSLSAFPTSSSQQPPTSTPTSSLTTLPLPAVSLKQEIYHSDAPQAPLNQPAPLFTSNMLPSLLLVPSHLADPTAATASVKQPTAESSRPVNAPSPKSSAIQREQEKRDGLMGCVKTEVLEKHAQPAQIESVEETGGNVSLEQVRERESAANKSVPVREREDAHVDDEGNESDDSIEMVDTSNQEIIHIDESECEESPEANAPEKPEAPQKSVSVDFSSAGTQTYQQCETERKHQPSAMPANDANPPIESVEEKEPSLGAFSSHGGPVHGLQIHNGLLYTCSGDNTARAYSLVSKECQAVFEGHTNKINCLLVSSLPNLPARLYTGSSDQTIRCYSIKTKKCLEQIGLPDRVLCLHIGWNILYVGLASGSVVSYELKTMKELDVFECHGPRGVSCLGTAQEGARRLLLVGSYDSTISVRDAKSGLLLRSLEGHTKTVLCMKVVNDLVFSGSSDTSVHAHNIHTGELIRIYKGHGHAVTSIVILGKVMVTACLDKLVRVYELQSHDRLQVYGGHSDMVMCMAVHKSVIYTGCYDGSVQAVKLNLMKNHRCWWHGCCLIFGIQEHLMQHLIGDHSNPNLQTVKCRWRGCNTLFATQHSIRQELPEHMQSHIEEDSKLQP
- the znf106b gene encoding zinc finger protein 106 isoform X3, with the translated sequence MADVQPPQVNAPKTKLKKKYQQKIRNIYCILCRVNYLKHEAHEHMHSMLHHRELETVLGKDAFHDCQACKAKSLGLNEYAQHISTAQHKSRLKSLMTKNIKAPTLYKTLSKETIANILERNKTLKKEQKKAMRKHKKRAKQKAGQKIEKTPQGAVKKTTVASKGAMQTKYKQIQVRQINQMQQNDQERSNYTVFQNKENKVSSLQRPHHSMEFTQPNQTEIPVYQSGQPQFQHQQYVQHQFLPSAHHHGFNDKFSGANPNSQIRVDVFQTDKFPKRPYNYQKGATNMPNQTTWRAINKHNYNNRQNYRAADGEVASDQSSQNGTIMENTGSAEPEGSNCSGQPASANKSGNAAPIRDVDVGAMLKQIRRALGVREPCRADREARKQNSEGGVQMADHSTSQEAEAEQPAGNSLGSHVTSTPAAPAAGVYPPSIAPARSKLATFKKSQEITQYCEKSSAAVEGLSNCSDRDSQRSGKSSAFLTVQITPSELNSSNARKVRISHKSHTAMAKKEAVNKSTCDKLPNLSGDRNKLSWKEMYHGMKGKNARGAPRFGIQLVNHQTEYERFAQDSDFPLSEGFHWESVPDSSSGPQFTLPPSPTSSQMERQPDSQMQESLEQPDAAQMSCSKRKPTQISLKVEPNLEDEITDSRDQISTGKRKHSMEVDDGFSEMSTGQKKKAKSSNDQDQMDQLLAVSLREDEMSHSLQELEKSLIQARNTLQAAYSEVQRILLLKQQFTAEVNSLRAKRIEILQGLQEGYSGASNVAERATTSSAVPSPSLPSLSAFPTSSSQQPPTSTPTSSLTTLPLPAVSLKQEIYHADAPQAPLNQPAPLFTSNMLPSLLLVPSHLADPTAATASVKQPTAESSRPVNAPSPKSSAIQREQEKRDGLMGCVKTEVLEKHAQPAQIESVEETGGNVSLEQVRERESAANKSVPVREREDAHVDDEGNESDDSIEMVDTSNQEIIHIDESECEESPEANAPEKPEAPQKSVSVDFSSAGTQTYQQCETERKHQPSAMPANDANPPIESVEEKEPSLGAFSSHGGPVHGLQIHNGLLYTCSGDNTARAYSLVSKECQAVFEGHTNKINCLLVSSLPNLPARLYTGSSDQTIRCYSIKTKKCLEQIGLPDRVLCLHIGWNILYVGLASGSVVSYELKTMKELDVFECHGPRGVSCLGTAQEGARRLLLVGSYDSTISVRDAKSGLLLRSLEGHTKTVLCMKVVNDLVFSGSSDTSVHAHNIHTGELIRIYKGHGHAVTSIVILGKVMVTACLDKLVRVYELQSHDRLQVYGGHSDMVMCMAVHKSVIYTGCYDGSVQAVKLNLMKNHRCWWHGCCLIFGIQEHLMQHLIGDHSNPNLQTVKCRWRGCNTLFATQHSIRQELPEHMQSHIEEDSKLQP